A stretch of the Polaribacter pacificus genome encodes the following:
- a CDS encoding oligosaccharide flippase family protein, with product MNLKVRIIKSEFVKNILTLISGVAVAQIIPILLSPILTRIYSPEDFGLLGLYTAVTMAVSVFATGRFDLAILQPKHDYEAKFLVYISLFLALIFSTFLFIIIVFFNAQITSVLGNSRIGNWLYLVPISVLLISTVSVLYYWLNRKKLFKERGVSRVVSSSTITITSLFVGFVNFLKFNGLIAGTLLGQFLNIIYLKRYISFKNFNFTKKKAKVIILKYKEYPQFLMLSTFLEKIAVNLPTILFTSYFGLVVTGFYALSERIIGSTIALLGQVIGEVYRQKASEDFQKFGNCKHTFVATFKRLVVIGFVFFGGLFLLSEWFFSFVFGKEWLIAGTITKYLSFSIFFQFLSTPLAYTIVFNKSQQIDTILQFFRTSFSFLAIYIGYKYDDFIISIKLYSLVYSIYYICHSIVQYRSAAGYSRITIFKKN from the coding sequence ATGAATTTAAAGGTAAGGATTATTAAATCAGAATTTGTAAAGAATATACTGACTTTAATTTCAGGTGTTGCTGTAGCGCAAATAATTCCAATCTTATTAAGCCCGATTTTAACTCGTATTTATTCTCCTGAAGATTTTGGCCTTTTAGGACTTTATACTGCTGTAACAATGGCAGTTTCTGTATTTGCTACCGGGAGATTTGATTTAGCAATTTTGCAGCCTAAGCATGATTATGAAGCTAAATTTTTGGTTTATATTTCTTTATTTCTTGCTTTAATATTTTCAACTTTTCTTTTTATTATAATTGTTTTTTTTAATGCACAAATTACAAGTGTCTTAGGGAACTCTAGAATTGGGAATTGGCTTTATTTGGTCCCAATTTCTGTACTTTTAATATCAACTGTTTCAGTGCTTTATTATTGGCTTAATCGAAAAAAATTATTTAAAGAAAGGGGAGTTTCAAGAGTGGTTTCAAGTTCGACAATTACTATAACTTCATTATTTGTTGGATTTGTAAACTTTCTTAAGTTTAATGGATTAATAGCAGGTACTTTATTAGGGCAATTTTTGAACATAATATATCTAAAAAGATATATTTCGTTTAAGAATTTTAATTTTACAAAAAAAAAGGCTAAAGTAATAATACTGAAGTATAAAGAATACCCTCAGTTTTTAATGCTTTCAACCTTTTTGGAAAAAATTGCGGTAAATTTACCAACAATTTTATTTACATCTTATTTTGGATTAGTAGTTACTGGCTTTTATGCTCTTTCAGAGAGAATTATAGGTAGTACTATTGCTTTATTGGGACAAGTTATTGGTGAAGTTTATCGCCAAAAGGCTTCAGAAGATTTTCAAAAGTTTGGCAATTGTAAACATACATTTGTGGCTACCTTTAAGCGTTTAGTTGTTATTGGTTTTGTTTTTTTCGGAGGATTATTCTTGTTAAGTGAGTGGTTTTTTAGTTTTGTTTTTGGTAAGGAATGGTTAATTGCAGGAACGATAACAAAATACTTGTCTTTTTCAATTTTTTTTCAATTTTTATCAACACCTTTAGCTTATACTATAGTTTTTAATAAGAGTCAGCAAATTGATACTATTTTACAATTCTTTAGAACGAGTTTTTCTTTCTTAGCTATCTATATTGGTTATAAGTATGATGATTTTATTATTTCAATAAAGTTATACTCCTTAGTTTATTCAATTTATTATATTTGTCATTCAATTGTACAATATAGATCGGCAGCAGGCTACTCGAGAATAACGATATTTAAGAAGAATTAA
- a CDS encoding AAC(3) family N-acetyltransferase yields the protein MSIIIKESIKNDLINLGIKEGDVLYLTIDTLNVGFFNKNRSTTLNTWLEIFFEILGEKGSIILSAYTETFWSFNKKKDLIFTRCSKTSNGAFSNFLIKNKKAVRSRHPTNSVIGIGGDIENILINHHEHSKAYSVFKELISRKAKFLMIGTLDNKNTPQAMHYCQELLGHNDHFFGKGFIQTYYYDINNVLKLFTLKDSGGCSRGGYKLYGPLILNKAIEFGYVGNAFSAIMDGEYSKNVILKELKNNKNLIQCDNKYCISCYGSFYKNGFKVIPFYIRKIIEQIKKILNKKYGMSNRSY from the coding sequence ATGTCTATAATAATTAAAGAATCAATTAAGAATGATTTAATCAATTTAGGTATAAAAGAAGGTGATGTTTTATATCTGACTATTGACACATTGAATGTTGGTTTTTTTAATAAAAATAGATCTACAACTCTTAATACTTGGCTTGAAATATTTTTTGAAATACTAGGAGAAAAGGGAAGTATTATTTTATCAGCATACACAGAAACTTTTTGGTCATTTAATAAAAAAAAAGATTTAATTTTCACTAGATGTTCCAAAACAAGTAACGGGGCTTTTTCCAATTTTTTAATAAAAAATAAAAAGGCTGTCAGAAGCAGGCATCCCACAAATTCTGTTATAGGTATTGGTGGAGATATCGAAAATATTTTAATAAATCATCATGAACATTCAAAAGCTTATAGTGTTTTTAAAGAACTAATAAGCAGAAAGGCTAAGTTTTTGATGATAGGTACTTTAGATAATAAAAATACTCCACAGGCGATGCATTATTGTCAAGAATTATTGGGGCATAATGATCATTTTTTTGGTAAAGGTTTTATTCAAACTTATTATTATGATATAAATAACGTATTGAAATTATTTACCTTAAAAGATTCTGGTGGTTGCTCCAGAGGAGGATATAAGTTATATGGCCCACTTATTCTAAATAAAGCTATCGAATTTGGTTATGTTGGAAACGCTTTTAGTGCCATTATGGATGGTGAGTATTCAAAAAATGTTATTCTAAAAGAATTAAAGAATAATAAAAATTTGATTCAATGTGACAATAAATATTGTATTAGTTGCTATGGAAGTTTTTATAAAAATGGATTCAAAGTAATTCCTTTTTATATTAGAAAAATTATTGAGCAAATAAAAAAAATATTAAATAAGAAATATGGGATGTCGAATAGAAGCTATTGA
- a CDS encoding 3-oxoacyl-ACP synthase III family protein, with product MGCRIEAIEYVFPKKKLTNNELQNIFLDYDFSKFEKKVGIQSRYVVAENETGLDIAIQAVEKLFASGVDRNEIDYLLYCTQSPEYILPTTACILQDKLGLRKNIGAFDFNLGCSGFSYGVSFAKALINSNQAKKIVLVTAETYSKFIHPEDRTNRSIFGDAATATLIVESDENRIGEFLFGTDGQGYDKLIIKNGGSKFKFDSTCGIKEYGTGNKYSDNHLYMDGPEIFNFTSNIIPKFAEELLKQNNLERESIQQFIFHQANAFMLNFMRKRLKIPQENFYIDLMESGNTVSNTIPIALKNYSQSITKKEKIILVGFGVGLSWSGGMIEISKPL from the coding sequence ATGGGATGTCGAATAGAAGCTATTGAATATGTGTTTCCAAAAAAGAAACTAACAAACAATGAGTTGCAAAATATTTTTTTAGACTATGATTTTTCTAAATTTGAAAAGAAAGTCGGTATTCAATCAAGATATGTTGTTGCTGAAAATGAAACAGGTTTAGATATTGCTATTCAGGCAGTTGAGAAACTTTTTGCATCGGGAGTAGATAGAAATGAAATTGATTATTTACTCTATTGCACTCAAAGTCCTGAATATATCTTGCCGACTACCGCTTGTATTTTACAAGATAAACTAGGGTTGAGAAAAAACATTGGAGCTTTTGATTTTAATTTAGGGTGTTCTGGTTTTTCTTATGGGGTTAGTTTTGCGAAAGCATTGATTAATTCTAATCAAGCCAAAAAAATTGTCTTAGTTACGGCTGAAACTTACTCGAAATTTATACACCCAGAGGATAGAACCAATAGATCTATTTTTGGAGATGCTGCAACAGCAACCCTTATTGTTGAATCGGATGAAAATAGAATTGGAGAGTTTTTATTTGGTACTGATGGTCAAGGATATGATAAGTTAATTATCAAAAATGGAGGGAGTAAGTTTAAATTTGATAGTACTTGTGGAATTAAGGAATATGGTACAGGAAATAAATATTCTGATAACCATTTATATATGGATGGTCCAGAGATATTTAATTTTACCTCAAATATTATCCCTAAATTTGCAGAAGAATTATTAAAACAAAATAATTTAGAAAGAGAGAGTATTCAACAATTTATTTTTCATCAAGCGAATGCATTTATGCTTAATTTTATGAGAAAGCGATTGAAAATTCCTCAAGAAAATTTTTATATAGATTTAATGGAATCGGGTAATACAGTATCAAATACAATTCCGATAGCATTAAAAAATTATTCTCAATCGATAACAAAAAAAGAAAAAATAATATTGGTTGGTTTTGGAGTAGGCTTATCTTGGTCGGGAGGGATGATAGAAATTAGTAAACCATTATAA
- a CDS encoding acyl carrier protein has protein sequence MKKQEFINELAEELELEIAVTLETEFSELDEWDSMGAMILIGFVSDTFDVTLNAEDIDKLTTFQSLIERIGEEKFS, from the coding sequence ATGAAAAAACAAGAGTTTATAAATGAGTTAGCGGAAGAGTTAGAGTTGGAAATTGCAGTAACGTTAGAAACTGAATTTTCTGAATTGGATGAATGGGACTCAATGGGTGCAATGATACTTATTGGTTTTGTTTCTGATACTTTTGATGTAACTCTTAATGCAGAAGATATTGATAAATTAACTACGTTTCAGTCGTTAATAGAGAGAATTGGAGAAGAAAAATTTAGTTAA
- a CDS encoding 3-oxoacyl-ACP synthase III family protein, whose protein sequence is MNQKFQGIFIESIAACVPKKKITGADFDYLLDSKELRKFEKTTGILERRYVDENTTASDLGFMAAKKILESEKDLNEIKVLIFLSQTSDYKIPFTSNILQDRLGLSKETLCLDINAGCAGFVQGLSLAYAQASSIENGKVLLIVSETLSKILSPNDRSTTMLFGDAGSAALISRDSESNEKSYFNFFSDGKNYDAIIIPEGGYRNPFNSETLNWKEENTGNKSQKIHLTMDGPRVFDFTLREIPKSIEDLFKTNHLDKEDIDAFLFHQSNRFIIKQIASRLGVSNDKLLLNIDKFGNTSGVTIPLLMVTDIKKDKIYHKLLLSGYGSGLNWGNCIIPIGSNFKNYDLIEI, encoded by the coding sequence ATGAATCAAAAATTTCAAGGAATTTTTATAGAATCAATAGCTGCATGTGTTCCTAAAAAGAAGATTACTGGAGCAGATTTTGATTACTTATTAGATTCAAAAGAGCTGCGCAAGTTTGAAAAAACAACAGGTATTCTAGAAAGGAGATATGTTGATGAAAATACAACAGCATCTGATTTGGGTTTCATGGCCGCAAAAAAAATTTTGGAATCAGAAAAAGATTTGAATGAAATTAAAGTTTTAATTTTTTTAAGCCAGACATCTGATTATAAAATACCTTTTACCTCAAATATTTTACAGGATAGACTTGGACTCTCTAAAGAAACACTTTGTTTAGATATTAATGCAGGTTGTGCTGGATTTGTTCAAGGACTTAGTTTAGCCTATGCCCAAGCATCTTCTATTGAAAACGGTAAAGTGTTGTTGATTGTTTCAGAAACATTGTCTAAAATTTTATCTCCAAACGATCGAAGCACAACCATGTTATTTGGAGATGCAGGTTCAGCTGCACTTATAAGTAGAGATTCTGAATCCAACGAAAAGTCTTATTTTAACTTTTTCTCTGATGGTAAAAATTACGATGCAATTATAATACCTGAAGGAGGATATCGAAATCCATTTAATTCAGAAACACTCAATTGGAAAGAAGAAAATACAGGGAATAAAAGCCAAAAAATTCATCTAACAATGGATGGACCTAGAGTGTTTGATTTTACATTGAGAGAAATTCCAAAAAGTATAGAAGATTTATTTAAAACCAATCATTTAGATAAGGAAGATATAGATGCTTTTTTATTCCATCAATCAAATCGGTTTATAATTAAACAGATTGCATCGAGACTTGGTGTTTCAAATGACAAGCTTTTACTTAATATTGATAAATTTGGCAATACAAGTGGTGTAACAATTCCTCTATTAATGGTGACAGATATAAAAAAAGATAAAATCTACCATAAATTGCTTTTAAGTGGTTATGGTTCAGGTTTAAACTGGGGTAATTGTATAATTCCCATAGGTTCAAACTTTAAGAATTATGACCTAATAGAAATATAA
- a CDS encoding aromatic ring-hydroxylating oxygenase subunit alpha yields MKALIKPKEYFDEKTLNREQIELFGSTWNFVCFKQDLLKENDFITAQIGGVPVVVQNLRGVIKAFKNVCSHRHSIIQTVEKGNRSLMCPYHGWAYDKKGIPKGIPKKPLFNFTKEELVCLKLKEYQLETCGALVFVKVSDDLLSLKEYLGELYTEVEEITGAFGELIDVNKITIKANWKILVENTLESYHVNLIHEETLKRLEPSGMEFNFINNHSTWRAPLKLREDDKKLLRVHKPFQERPYKIEGYEHLMLFPNTLISSTYGISFNLSTITPIDSESSIFTSYVFMTKILNPIEDKKPIQKVYEQSLIDFNRKVFDEDKEICQKVQIGVRYSNYDGELSDEEERVCEFQKAYKNYLK; encoded by the coding sequence ATGAAAGCATTAATAAAACCAAAAGAGTATTTTGATGAAAAAACACTGAATCGTGAACAAATTGAGCTTTTTGGGAGTACTTGGAACTTTGTTTGTTTTAAACAGGATCTTTTAAAAGAAAATGATTTTATCACGGCCCAAATTGGTGGCGTTCCAGTTGTAGTCCAAAATCTTAGAGGTGTTATTAAGGCTTTTAAGAATGTTTGTTCTCACAGGCATTCTATAATTCAAACTGTTGAAAAAGGAAATAGGTCATTAATGTGTCCTTATCATGGGTGGGCTTATGATAAAAAAGGTATTCCTAAAGGAATTCCTAAAAAGCCATTATTTAATTTCACCAAAGAAGAGTTAGTGTGTTTAAAACTCAAAGAGTATCAATTAGAAACTTGTGGGGCGCTTGTTTTTGTAAAAGTTTCAGATGATTTACTGAGTCTAAAAGAGTATTTAGGAGAATTATACACTGAAGTAGAAGAAATTACTGGTGCTTTTGGAGAGTTAATTGATGTAAATAAAATAACCATTAAAGCGAATTGGAAAATATTAGTTGAGAATACTTTAGAAAGTTATCATGTAAATTTAATTCATGAAGAGACCTTAAAAAGGTTAGAACCTTCAGGAATGGAATTTAATTTTATTAATAATCATTCAACTTGGAGAGCTCCTTTAAAGTTAAGAGAAGATGATAAAAAGTTGCTTAGAGTTCATAAACCATTTCAAGAAAGACCGTACAAAATTGAAGGATATGAACATTTAATGTTATTTCCTAATACTTTAATTTCATCTACGTATGGTATTTCATTTAATTTATCTACTATAACACCTATAGATTCCGAGTCTTCTATTTTTACGAGCTATGTTTTTATGACAAAAATATTAAATCCTATTGAAGATAAAAAACCAATTCAAAAAGTATATGAGCAGTCATTAATTGATTTTAATCGAAAAGTTTTTGATGAAGATAAAGAGATATGTCAAAAGGTTCAGATAGGGGTTCGATATTCTAATTATGATGGGGAGTTGAGTGATGAAGAAGAACGAGTATGTGAGTTTCAAAAAGCGTATAAAAATTATTTAAAATAG
- a CDS encoding SDR family NAD(P)-dependent oxidoreductase has translation MEKKYLNLKNKKFIITGATSGIGQAVALSLLNQGAEVIGVGRDESKIKDSELIKSNFFIFRSFNLANTVGLEELITQFVSEKGKLDGFVHCAGKEETIPLSVYKADKIRSIFEINVFSGIELLRIFSKKKYSNEDASVILFSSVMGELGQPGKVGYCATKAAVLGVVKAAALELAKRKIRVNAISPGVVKTPMTQQLFDQLSETNIMEIENMHPLGVGSVKDIVPAVLFLLSIDSKWITGQNLKIDGGYSIQ, from the coding sequence ATGGAAAAGAAGTATTTAAACTTAAAAAATAAAAAATTTATAATTACTGGAGCCACTTCCGGTATTGGTCAAGCTGTAGCATTGAGTCTTTTAAATCAAGGAGCTGAAGTCATTGGTGTTGGAAGAGATGAATCAAAGATAAAGGATAGTGAATTAATTAAATCTAATTTTTTTATTTTTCGTTCATTTAATTTAGCAAATACAGTAGGCCTAGAAGAATTAATAACCCAATTTGTATCTGAAAAAGGAAAGCTTGATGGGTTTGTCCATTGTGCAGGAAAAGAAGAAACAATCCCTTTAAGCGTTTATAAAGCTGATAAAATAAGATCAATTTTCGAAATTAATGTATTCTCAGGTATTGAGTTATTGCGGATTTTTTCCAAAAAAAAATATAGTAACGAAGATGCGAGTGTCATTTTATTCTCGTCTGTTATGGGAGAACTGGGTCAGCCAGGGAAGGTCGGTTACTGCGCAACAAAAGCAGCTGTATTAGGAGTTGTGAAGGCTGCGGCTTTAGAGTTAGCTAAAAGAAAAATAAGGGTTAATGCCATATCACCTGGAGTTGTAAAAACGCCAATGACACAGCAGTTATTTGATCAATTATCAGAAACTAATATTATGGAAATAGAAAATATGCACCCTTTAGGTGTCGGAAGTGTTAAAGATATAGTTCCTGCGGTATTATTTCTATTGTCTATTGATTCTAAATGGATAACCGGACAAAACTTGAAAATTGATGGTGGTTATTCTATTCAGTAA
- a CDS encoding O-antigen polymerase: protein MIILKNNFFEFSLLVLIKLILEYAYVNVVSLNYGYSGFLFDFSFTNYIIGWLVYIFGYVFLLTKKDIYIYEIFYLLFFIYILPTIVFYELAGKSTLDFFTLVLPYFLILLFVFEGTLKQIKPYPKGKVIVIAISLLAILVVIFNYYISTGGKVVLSLTEVYDFREEFEGASGSGLFGYLNSWVMKIFLVIIYAWAFAKKNIIGLVVSIFFILVVFALSGHKEVLSGIFLIFFFNFLFKLSERNRKLFLLGSLFLLFLVVTVFSMLEGVNLLGSIVIRRLFFVPIHLNFTYLEFFSNHEHVYWSNSILKQFFIYPYSLDPAFVIGNYLGVIGMSANTGFIATGFMHASYFGIFFYVFLAIVFLNIINIVGKKSKKYMVLSIVFLPINALFMASDLFSTLLTHGLLIAIVLLWLYEDEIYTIRILGKDFKI from the coding sequence TTGATAATTTTAAAAAATAATTTTTTTGAATTTAGTTTGTTAGTTTTAATAAAATTAATTCTAGAATACGCATATGTTAATGTTGTATCATTAAACTATGGTTATTCAGGTTTTCTATTTGACTTTTCTTTTACAAATTATATAATTGGCTGGTTAGTATACATATTTGGTTATGTTTTTTTATTAACTAAAAAGGATATATATATCTATGAGATTTTTTACTTATTATTTTTTATTTATATACTACCAACAATTGTATTTTATGAATTGGCGGGTAAAAGCACGTTAGATTTTTTTACTTTAGTTTTACCCTATTTTTTAATATTATTATTTGTTTTTGAAGGAACTCTAAAACAAATAAAACCTTATCCGAAAGGAAAAGTAATTGTAATTGCAATTTCACTCCTGGCAATTCTAGTTGTAATATTTAACTATTATATTTCTACAGGTGGGAAAGTGGTTCTAAGCTTAACTGAGGTCTATGACTTTAGAGAAGAATTTGAAGGAGCAAGTGGTTCAGGGCTTTTCGGCTATTTAAATAGCTGGGTAATGAAAATATTTTTAGTAATTATATATGCTTGGGCATTTGCAAAAAAAAATATAATAGGATTAGTTGTATCTATCTTTTTTATTCTAGTTGTTTTCGCTTTATCTGGGCATAAGGAAGTTTTGTCTGGTATTTTTTTAATTTTCTTTTTTAATTTTCTTTTTAAACTTTCAGAAAGAAATAGGAAGTTGTTTTTACTTGGTAGTTTATTTTTATTGTTTCTTGTTGTAACAGTGTTTTCTATGCTTGAAGGTGTTAATCTTTTGGGTTCTATTGTTATTCGAAGGCTTTTTTTTGTGCCAATACATCTAAACTTTACTTATCTCGAATTCTTTTCAAATCATGAACATGTATATTGGTCAAATAGTATTTTAAAACAATTTTTCATCTATCCTTATAGTTTAGATCCTGCATTTGTAATAGGTAATTACCTTGGGGTTATAGGAATGTCTGCGAATACTGGTTTTATTGCAACAGGTTTTATGCATGCAAGTTATTTTGGGATTTTTTTTTATGTATTCTTAGCAATAGTTTTCTTAAATATTATTAATATTGTAGGTAAGAAAAGTAAAAAATATATGGTGTTGTCAATTGTTTTTTTACCTATAAATGCATTGTTTATGGCTTCTGACTTGTTCTCTACTTTGTTAACACATGGATTGTTAATTGCTATTGTTTTACTGTGGTTGTATGAGGATGAAATTTATACAATTCGTATTTTGGGTAAAGACTTTAAAATTTAG
- a CDS encoding polysaccharide deacetylase family protein, whose product MLKISVNKNFFLEKKYILEVLLEEFLCFYDYEIEVSKDNDYVFLNTQNNKKITFIDSFFTNIKDDYLKLKYLPKEPMFFTYLSKEYTFPYGEPKITLETNNLKCYFDIFASSYFFLSRWEEYVIKEKDHHQRFIDDNSWIVQNNLHYRPLVNEYASLLCVLLNKIGISPKQIGEFTPIITHDVDLIARYDSLKKVIKAIVGDLILRKSIKSFFKTVKDVIYILANKMNDNYDTFDYLMDLSESIDVKSHFYFIPGKKNEYDVRYSYNEKKAIEIYEKIRKRGHIIGLHPSYNSFLDREQVLKEKKRLESKVATKIVEGRQHYLRINLPNSWQIWDDVGLKEDSSIGFNKCFGFRTGSCYKYSVFDFINREKLELKENPLLAMEVASEHFNKRPIKMLEDLKIILNEVKKYNGNFTLLWHNSSFMKREHNETYEKIIELLKYQYTK is encoded by the coding sequence ATGCTTAAAATTTCAGTAAATAAAAATTTTTTTTTAGAAAAGAAATATATCCTAGAAGTTTTACTAGAAGAGTTTTTATGTTTCTATGATTATGAAATTGAAGTATCAAAAGATAATGATTATGTTTTTTTAAATACTCAAAATAATAAGAAAATTACTTTTATAGATTCTTTTTTTACAAACATAAAGGACGATTATTTAAAGCTAAAGTACCTCCCCAAGGAACCAATGTTTTTTACTTATTTATCAAAAGAATATACTTTTCCTTACGGGGAGCCAAAGATTACACTTGAGACGAATAATCTTAAATGCTATTTCGATATATTTGCATCTAGTTATTTTTTTTTATCAAGATGGGAAGAGTATGTTATTAAGGAAAAAGATCACCACCAAAGATTTATAGATGACAACTCTTGGATTGTGCAAAATAACTTACATTATAGACCTTTGGTTAATGAATATGCATCATTACTTTGCGTTCTTTTAAATAAAATAGGCATTTCTCCTAAACAAATTGGTGAATTTACGCCAATTATAACACATGATGTAGATTTAATTGCTAGATATGATAGTCTAAAAAAAGTAATAAAGGCAATTGTTGGAGACTTAATTTTAAGAAAAAGTATAAAGTCATTTTTTAAAACAGTTAAAGATGTTATTTACATTTTAGCTAATAAAATGAATGACAATTATGATACTTTTGATTATTTGATGGATTTATCAGAATCTATTGATGTAAAATCACATTTTTATTTTATCCCGGGTAAAAAAAATGAGTACGATGTTCGATACAGTTATAATGAAAAAAAAGCAATAGAGATATATGAGAAAATAAGAAAACGAGGTCATATAATTGGTTTACATCCAAGCTACAATTCTTTTTTAGACAGGGAACAAGTATTAAAAGAAAAAAAGAGATTAGAATCAAAAGTAGCTACAAAAATTGTTGAGGGAAGGCAACACTATTTAAGAATAAACCTACCCAATTCTTGGCAAATTTGGGATGATGTTGGGTTAAAAGAAGATAGTTCTATTGGATTTAATAAATGTTTTGGTTTTAGAACAGGAAGTTGCTATAAATACAGTGTGTTTGATTTTATAAACAGAGAAAAATTAGAATTAAAAGAAAATCCTTTATTGGCTATGGAGGTAGCTTCAGAGCACTTTAACAAAAGACCTATAAAAATGCTTGAAGATTTAAAAATAATACTTAATGAAGTGAAAAAATATAATGGAAACTTCACTTTGCTCTGGCACAATAGTTCATTTATGAAAAGGGAACACAATGAAACTTATGAAAAAATTATTGAATTATTAAAATATCAGTATACGAAATAA
- a CDS encoding glycosyltransferase family 4 protein: protein MKKKIKIAHLTSVHPRYDTRIFVKECSALAEIENYSVYLIVADEKEDEIVNRVKILSVGKKKGRLKRLVFSPRVVYKKALEIDANIYHIHDPELIPAGLKLKKKGKFVVFDAHEDFPKQLLGKPYLNKYIAKILALLIRLYEKRVFKKFDFIIAATPYIRNKVLKINKNCVDVNNYPIVEEFSGTSVWEDKKDQVCYTGGLTEARGIWEMVESLSYLNTTKLALAGRFFELEFEKKVKTNKSWDKVNELGYLNRKEVALVYKNSKAGLVTLHPLINYLDSLPVKMFEYMAAGIPVIASDIKLWKSIIEENECGVCVNPIDTKSIADAIDYVIKNPNESERMGKNGRQAVLEKFNWNIEKKKLINLYNNILR, encoded by the coding sequence TTGAAGAAAAAAATAAAAATTGCTCATTTAACTTCTGTGCATCCAAGATACGATACTAGAATTTTTGTGAAGGAATGTTCTGCATTAGCAGAAATAGAAAATTATAGTGTTTATCTAATTGTTGCAGATGAAAAAGAAGATGAAATAGTAAATCGAGTTAAAATTTTAAGTGTAGGAAAAAAAAAGGGTAGACTTAAAAGACTAGTGTTTTCTCCCAGAGTGGTTTACAAAAAAGCATTAGAAATTGATGCTAATATATATCACATACACGATCCTGAATTGATACCTGCTGGACTCAAGCTAAAGAAAAAAGGTAAATTTGTTGTGTTTGATGCGCATGAAGATTTTCCAAAACAATTATTGGGGAAACCTTATCTAAATAAATATATAGCAAAAATCTTAGCTCTACTTATTAGATTGTATGAAAAAAGGGTATTTAAAAAGTTTGATTTTATAATCGCAGCAACTCCTTATATTAGAAACAAGGTTTTAAAAATTAATAAAAATTGTGTCGATGTCAATAATTACCCAATTGTAGAAGAGTTTTCTGGAACATCAGTTTGGGAAGATAAGAAAGACCAAGTTTGCTACACAGGAGGATTAACAGAGGCTAGAGGAATCTGGGAAATGGTTGAAAGTTTATCCTATTTAAATACCACTAAACTTGCTTTAGCAGGAAGGTTTTTTGAATTGGAGTTTGAAAAAAAAGTAAAAACCAATAAATCTTGGGATAAGGTTAACGAATTGGGATATTTGAATAGAAAAGAAGTAGCATTAGTATATAAAAATTCAAAAGCAGGGTTGGTTACTCTTCATCCATTAATAAATTATTTAGATTCTTTACCGGTAAAGATGTTTGAATATATGGCAGCAGGAATTCCAGTGATAGCCTCTGATATTAAGCTGTGGAAATCTATTATTGAGGAGAATGAGTGTGGTGTATGTGTCAATCCGATTGACACTAAAAGTATAGCTGATGCAATTGACTACGTTATCAAAAACCCAAATGAGTCTGAAAGAATGGGTAAAAATGGTAGGCAAGCAGTTTTAGAAAAATTTAACTGGAACATAGAAAAGAAAAAGCTTATTAATTTGTACAATAATATTTTGAGGTAA